A stretch of the Natrinema pellirubrum DSM 15624 genome encodes the following:
- a CDS encoding SOS response-associated peptidase, giving the protein MCGRNSLFIDQADLEARFDAEVVADGGYTPRYNIAPGDDLHIITNEASDEIDAYHWGLIPFWADEAEEGIINARSETADEKRVFERAWESRPCLVPSSGFYEWKSPNGGSKQPYRIYREDDPVFAMAGLWDVWESDDERISCVTILTTEPNDLMNSIHDRMPVVLPQDAESDWLTADPDTRKELCQPYPKDDLDAYEISTRVNNPGNDDPQVIDPLDHEQSGLGEFSS; this is encoded by the coding sequence CGACGCCGAGGTCGTCGCGGACGGCGGGTACACACCTCGATACAACATCGCGCCTGGCGACGACCTCCACATCATCACGAACGAGGCTTCCGACGAGATCGACGCCTACCACTGGGGGCTGATTCCGTTCTGGGCGGACGAAGCCGAGGAGGGCATCATCAACGCTCGCTCCGAGACTGCCGACGAGAAACGCGTCTTCGAGCGGGCGTGGGAATCACGTCCCTGCCTCGTCCCCTCGTCAGGGTTCTACGAATGGAAATCGCCGAACGGCGGGTCGAAGCAGCCCTACCGGATTTACCGGGAGGACGACCCCGTATTCGCGATGGCCGGGCTCTGGGACGTCTGGGAAAGCGACGACGAGAGGATCTCGTGCGTCACGATTCTCACGACGGAGCCGAACGACCTGATGAACTCAATCCACGACCGGATGCCGGTCGTCCTCCCGCAGGACGCGGAATCTGACTGGCTCACCGCAGACCCGGACACCCGCAAGGAACTGTGCCAGCCGTATCCGAAGGACGATCTGGACGCCTACGAGATCTCGACGCGGGTCAACAACCCTGGCAACGACGATCCTCAGGTCATCGACCCGCTGGACCACGAGCAATCGGGCCTCGGCGAGTTCAGTTCCTGA